Below is a genomic region from Brassica oleracea var. oleracea cultivar TO1000 chromosome C9, BOL, whole genome shotgun sequence.
AGGAAGATCACAGGAGGAAGAAGGTGAGGAAAGAAGCTGCTGCGACCGCGAGAGCCTCTGCGAAAGATGCTGCAGTGAGGGCAGGGGATCCGGATGAGGATAAGTATAGGTTGGGGTACGGTGTTGCTGGTAAAGGAGTGAAGCTTCCTTGGTACGTTGAGAACAAACGTGAGTATGAAGATAGAGCTGGTGGTGAAGGGGAGGAGGAGGAGGATGGTGAACGTAGGAGTGAATCTAAGAAGAAGAGTGGGAAGAAGAGCTTGAAGGAGCTGAGGGAAGAGCGGTTGAAGAGGGAGAGGGTTGAGAAGGAAAGAGAGAGGGCTTTTTCATGAAACAGAGCCAGCGAAGCGGTGGCTTTTCACGTAAGTGAGAGAGCTTCTTCTTTTTTTTGTTTTGTTCCCAAGTGTTGCCCTTTTCAAGGTGTACTTATATAGATTAATTCACACTTTATGATCAAGTTAGTATCCAAACTTATCGTTTGTACTTCATTTGTGTTGATACAGTCATGGTAGATAGTTTTGGAGTGTGATAATAATTTACCAGTTGCTAGACTCGAGCATATTTTGCTGTTTAGGAGAAGCATGGTTGTCTTAATTTTATTGTAGCAGCATTTAGACATTGAAGTTGGAACTATGTGTGTGATATGTACACTTGTGTCAACATCTGCTTCCTGCTCTAAAAGTATTAATAGTACACGATCATGAACCTGGTGGCAATTGAATTTTTCTCCATTTACGCTGATAGATTCATGGTAGATAGTTTAGAATGCGTTTTGTAGACATGACAGTCTATTATCCTGTCCTAAATACGCTGAGGGCCGTATGACACTGCTAGTTTTTGTGGTGCTTGTTTCTGTAAGTCTGTACAGAAGCTGCTGTTTGCCCAACTCCTTGTCTTCAATACTTCCCCATTGATGATAAAAGAAAACAGAACCTCGTCTTTTTAACACACCAATATGATCACCATCATGAAGAAGAGTACAAAAATGAATGTTCGGAAATAAATTAGTTTGTGAAATGCATGCATGCGATGATTAAATCACAAGGATGACAAAAAAAGATGGAAAGGAGACGTGTTGCAGAGAGAACCCTATGGGGTTCTCCCATTGGAGGAGGAAAAATTTATTTCCACTAACCAAAGTTCTAAACTTGCCAAATCACCTTATTTACTCTTAATTTAATCATTAGAACTCATTAGAGGTCCTAATGGATGGAGGTGGTCTCAGTAGTCCAACCAGTGGCCGAGGTTGTTTGCTCTGACGGGAACTAATGACCGCTGGTTTCTTCACTAAACCTTGAGGATAAGGTTTCCGAAACAGGGAGGATTTGATATAGGAATATGGTGAAGCAATTACTAAGCCACATGGAAGGGGATGTGAGTGGAGGAAATCAAACGGAGGAGCACAACTATATAGGAAAAGTGGTGACGACGATAGAAATCAATCAAGAAAATTGTCAAGTTTGTTTGTCATCTCTTTTTCTCTGTATTTTCTGGGAAATTTCCCATGGTTCCTCATCACTATTCTTGAGTTGTTTCTACTGCTAAACTCATGGCATATGAAAGTTGAATTGTTGTTTCATGAACATCAATTCAGATTCATTTCATTTTCAACGATTACGTCTTCCTTTATCATAAAAGCAGAACTCATATCCAAACTAGTATCAAATAGTATCTAGAGAGAATGACAAAAGTACCTAAGAAAGAAAAAGTCTCGATCAGAAACGATGGAGGATGGGAGCTCATGTAAACAGTAAATATTGCGGAAAAATAGGATGGCTATTTGAAGAATATTCATTATTTTCTTGCACTGAATAAAACGAACCATCTTTAAAAATCATCCACGATAACAAAGATAGAGTCAAAGTTTTTGTTGAATGCGCGGAAGACCGAAAACAAAATCCATCGTAATATCTGTCGACAGTTGAGTTGGAATTAGCAAAGGCATATACAACGCTGCACTAAACATATGGCCTTTTGCGCGTTGACAAGTAACACAACGCTCGACATCATGTCGTAGAGAGGGCCAGAAGTACGACGTGGTTTAACAATCCCATCAGGAAAAATAAATTAATATATATATAGTATGCTTCCTTGTTTTCTCTTAAATATAAACCAAGAACTCTACTTTTAAAATTTATTTAAGAAACAACAAAGAACAGAATCACTAGATTAGGGAATGCGGGTAACTGCGGCATGTATAGCATCAGCAAGTTGAGGCACTGTCTTTGAACTTAGACCTGCCATGCTTATCCTCCTGAAATATTACACAATTCTCATTATAAATGATAAGCTTTTAAGTTGACAAATAAACTAATTAGCATCTAGCTCATTTTTCAAGTACTTAAATGTCAGTTAATAGAAAACAATATTCGGTTCACGGTTCACTGAAAGTTACAAACAAATGAGCAAAACTATCTTCCGTCTACTAAATTGCAGCAGATGTGTAGTAATTGTTTGTTTTTGTTTGATGTCATGTTTATAATCAGTTTATAATTTTCAAAGAAAATGAAAATAGTAAGCAATTGAAGCAAAACGAAATTATTAGTTTGCGTTTGTATTTGGAAAAACTATATGTTTTTATTAAACGTAAAAATGTTTAATATTTTATAAATGTGAATTTTCTTGAATTTTTCTCTTGTCATTTAACTGAGTACTATATAAACATTAGAAGAGAAGAAATGTTTGCCTTACCCATCATAAGTCATGTAAATGTGATATTCTTTTGCCATCATCCGAACTTGCTTCTCATTTAATCCTGTAAAATAAAACATCCCTATCTGTTTGATAATGTGACTCCAATCACCAGGTGTGCCTGCAGGAACAAAATGGTACAAACGGAACTTATAAATGATTCAGTTAACGAACGTTTTGAGGAAAATAAAAGCATTAAACCAAACCTCTAGCTTGAATAGCTTCATATAACTGTTGGCGCATGCTAATAATGCGGTCAGCCATGCCTTTCAGCTCAATGGTCCAGTCCTTGTACATATCACTGCCAATGTGTACGAAATTTTGAGCATAATTAAAATTCATTATTTAATAAGCATTTCATCACAACAATAATTCTTAAAGTCATGCATATATATATCTTTATAACAACTACCTGTTTTTAAGAATTGTGGTAACAATGGATGCTCCATGAATTGGTGGGCTAAGATACATAGGTCTAACAACAAGTAGCAGTTGGCTTTTTACTTTCCTAGCCACATCCTCTGAGGTGCATACCTTCACATTAAACCCACAAAGATTATACACATTTTTAAAAATGTTTTATTATACAGCCTATATTTACGCCGGTATGCGAAAATGAGAAGTT
It encodes:
- the LOC106314274 gene encoding uncharacterized protein LOC106314274, producing HPFDFVNGRRRRIKIFDPIELTPKKDAGKPGEEEDHRRKKVRKEAAATARASAKDAAVRAGDPDEDKYRLGYGVAGKGVKLPWYVENKREYEDRAGGEGEEEEDGERRSESKKKSGKKSLKELREERLKRERVEKERERAFS